Proteins co-encoded in one Spirosoma endbachense genomic window:
- a CDS encoding Crp/Fnr family transcriptional regulator: MSVNSLLENVRRYTSLTAEEEAQFCTLFTVKSLKRKEALLQAGTICQHEYYVKAGCLRTYFLDTKGIEHTIYFAIEDWWISDLYSRTHSAPSLVNIVAVEDSELYQVSHLDLEEFMRKTPAMERFFRLSYQQSLVSQHLRSMQMLSMSGQERYVHFREQYPQLVNRIPQKHIATFIGLTPQFFNTIHSKVLRAE; encoded by the coding sequence ATGTCGGTCAACAGCCTTTTGGAAAACGTCAGGCGTTATACGTCACTAACTGCGGAAGAAGAAGCTCAATTTTGCACGTTGTTCACCGTCAAAAGCCTCAAACGAAAAGAGGCCCTTTTGCAAGCGGGTACTATTTGTCAGCATGAATACTACGTAAAGGCTGGTTGTTTGCGGACTTATTTTCTGGATACCAAGGGCATTGAGCATACTATCTATTTTGCGATCGAGGACTGGTGGATCTCCGATTTATATAGTCGAACCCATTCCGCCCCTTCCCTGGTAAATATCGTAGCCGTTGAGGATTCGGAGCTTTATCAGGTCAGTCATCTGGACCTGGAGGAGTTTATGAGAAAAACCCCGGCCATGGAGCGGTTTTTCCGACTATCCTATCAGCAATCGCTGGTTAGTCAACACCTGCGAAGCATGCAGATGTTGTCCATGAGTGGTCAGGAGCGGTATGTCCACTTCCGCGAGCAGTATCCGCAACTGGTCAATCGCATACCCCAGAAACACATCGCTACCTTTATCGGGTTAACTCCTCAATTTTTTAATACCATCCACTCAAAAGTCTTACGAGCGGAATAG
- a CDS encoding alpha/beta hydrolase, which yields MIQLNEGRLGFESLGALYPPAKNIHRADIMLAGIACSWFFPINAPMDEVIFFIHGGGFIFGSINSHAALVSYLAQHLNRKILLIEYRLAPESPFPTGLQDCVAVIRAFCDRYPMVNFGLIGDSAGGNLAMATQLVLQQTKRSLPQYSILISPWVDLRCQLPSYTRNKAVDTILSRVFLLEAAQLYAPSALDNPLVFPIQGSFSGLSSVLILCGTHEILEDDSVTLHKRLIQAGVEAQLQLFPGEQHVWPFLDISTRGAQEALAQMDRFVTKNTANKALKLE from the coding sequence ATGATACAGCTAAATGAGGGTCGTCTGGGCTTTGAATCACTTGGTGCACTTTATCCCCCGGCCAAAAACATCCATCGTGCCGATATAATGCTTGCCGGGATCGCCTGTAGCTGGTTTTTCCCGATCAATGCCCCCATGGATGAAGTTATCTTTTTCATCCATGGGGGTGGCTTTATTTTTGGATCGATCAATTCCCACGCTGCCCTGGTGAGTTACCTGGCCCAACATCTGAACCGAAAGATTCTCCTCATTGAGTATCGGCTGGCACCGGAGAGCCCCTTTCCCACCGGTCTTCAGGATTGTGTGGCCGTTATTCGGGCTTTCTGCGATCGTTACCCAATGGTTAACTTTGGCCTGATTGGGGACAGTGCCGGGGGAAATCTGGCGATGGCAACCCAGCTTGTCTTACAGCAAACGAAAAGGTCCCTACCGCAATACAGTATCCTGATTTCGCCCTGGGTGGATTTACGCTGTCAACTGCCAAGTTACACCCGGAATAAAGCTGTCGATACCATATTATCGCGAGTATTCCTGCTGGAAGCCGCGCAGTTGTATGCACCTTCCGCATTAGATAACCCCTTAGTCTTCCCCATTCAGGGTTCGTTTTCCGGCTTATCATCGGTATTGATCTTATGTGGCACTCATGAAATCCTGGAGGACGATTCTGTCACCCTGCATAAACGGTTGATCCAGGCAGGCGTTGAGGCCCAGCTACAATTATTCCCAGGGGAGCAGCATGTATGGCCATTTCTGGATATCAGCACGAGAGGAGCCCAGGAAGCCCTGGCACAAATGGACCGATTTGTTACGAAAAATACAGCGAATAAGGCGCTGAAACTGGAATAG
- a CDS encoding nuclear transport factor 2 family protein: MTFKEQSHETTDQQSIRTLVDAYARYADRRETHRQADLFTEDARIVIYEGEPDQQEPVTTIQGKQALLAGFADLKTYDVTQHVNGQHTVALDGDRARGEVYCLAHHSWVENGQRMLMVMGIRYDDMYVRKEGQWLFAERKLIIDWTDKRPSSPS, encoded by the coding sequence ATGACATTCAAGGAACAATCTCACGAAACGACTGATCAGCAGTCCATCCGGACCCTGGTCGATGCCTATGCCCGCTACGCTGATCGCCGGGAAACCCACCGGCAGGCAGATCTTTTTACCGAAGACGCAAGGATCGTCATCTATGAGGGCGAACCAGATCAACAGGAGCCGGTTACAACCATACAGGGTAAACAGGCGTTACTGGCTGGCTTTGCTGACCTGAAAACGTACGATGTGACCCAACATGTTAATGGTCAGCATACCGTAGCACTCGATGGTGACCGAGCCAGGGGTGAAGTCTACTGTCTGGCCCATCATAGCTGGGTCGAAAACGGACAGCGGATGTTGATGGTCATGGGCATTCGCTATGACGACATGTATGTGCGAAAAGAAGGACAATGGCTCTTTGCTGAGCGCAAGCTCATCATTGACTGGACCGATAAACGACCTTCCAGTCCATCTTAA
- a CDS encoding SDR family NAD(P)-dependent oxidoreductase produces MIHLNEKASLKTEEIPVKSPKVWFITGASRGFGRVWADAALKRGDKVAATARKLERIADLNEKYGEDVLTLELDVTRPEQVKTAVEQAYAHFGRLDIVFNNAGYALVGTIEEARADDIRALYETNIIGPVSVIQAALPLLRKQGSGHILGTSSNLGHVTLPVIGYYASSKWAFEAIHESLAEEVKSFGIDVTIIEPGAYATEFGSRESLKFAQGHDIYTDFKAQFFETLTNLEKGDPDATPEALFNVVDAENPPLRFFLGSHNLPWVRQAYTERLATWEAWEELSNSAQGNPDKELATSEIA; encoded by the coding sequence ATGATACATCTGAATGAAAAGGCAAGCCTTAAAACTGAGGAAATTCCTGTAAAATCGCCTAAAGTCTGGTTCATCACGGGCGCTTCCCGCGGGTTTGGACGTGTGTGGGCTGATGCTGCCCTGAAGCGTGGCGACAAGGTGGCAGCTACCGCACGCAAATTGGAACGCATTGCCGACCTGAACGAAAAATATGGTGAAGACGTGCTTACCCTGGAGCTTGACGTGACCCGGCCCGAGCAGGTAAAAACAGCCGTAGAGCAAGCTTACGCTCACTTCGGCAGGCTTGATATTGTTTTCAATAATGCTGGTTATGCACTGGTTGGCACCATAGAGGAGGCCCGCGCGGATGATATTCGTGCCCTTTATGAAACCAATATCATTGGGCCGGTTTCTGTTATTCAGGCGGCCTTGCCGTTATTGAGAAAGCAGGGCAGCGGGCACATTCTCGGCACATCGAGCAATCTGGGTCATGTAACCTTACCGGTGATCGGCTACTACGCTTCGTCAAAATGGGCATTTGAAGCCATCCACGAAAGCCTGGCTGAGGAAGTTAAATCGTTCGGGATTGACGTAACCATCATCGAACCGGGCGCCTATGCCACCGAGTTTGGAAGTCGGGAATCCTTGAAGTTCGCACAAGGCCACGACATCTACACAGATTTTAAGGCACAGTTTTTCGAGACGTTAACAAACCTGGAGAAAGGTGATCCGGATGCAACGCCTGAAGCACTTTTCAACGTTGTTGATGCAGAAAATCCTCCGTTACGGTTCTTTCTGGGCAGCCATAATTTGCCCTGGGTGCGTCAGGCCTATACAGAGCGATTAGCTACCTGGGAAGCGTGGGAAGAACTTTCCAATTCAGCTCAGGGTAATCCAGATAAGGAACTCGCAACCAGTGAAATTGCTTGA
- a CDS encoding helix-turn-helix domain-containing protein — MNKEENSPKKIESLADAHRAFGLLKPQHPLVSLINGSYTQVDESRITHHHVLGFYKIAYKPKLNGKLKYGQSYYDFDEGGLLFASPGQVIGSHDNDISACSEYTLLIHPDFFLGYPLAKNIRQYGFFSYSTNETLHLSEAEKVTLFEIFKMIEKELASRIDDFSQNVVISQIELLLNYANRFYKRQFITRKAVNHDLLQKLEEILDHYFTNKTSLSQGLPTVGYLAEHVNLSPSYLSDMLRSLIGQNAQQYIHDKLIEKAKENLSTTNLTVQEVAYALGFEHAQSFSKLFKTKTNLSPLAFRRSFN, encoded by the coding sequence ATGAACAAAGAAGAAAATAGCCCAAAAAAAATTGAATCCCTGGCCGATGCGCACCGGGCCTTTGGTTTACTTAAGCCGCAGCACCCGTTGGTCAGTTTGATCAACGGCTCCTATACTCAGGTCGATGAGTCCAGAATTACCCACCATCATGTGCTGGGCTTTTATAAAATAGCTTACAAACCAAAACTGAACGGCAAATTAAAGTACGGCCAGAGTTATTATGATTTTGATGAAGGTGGTTTATTATTCGCTTCTCCAGGCCAGGTTATCGGCAGTCATGACAACGATATCAGCGCGTGTTCCGAGTATACGTTGCTGATTCATCCGGATTTCTTTTTAGGGTATCCTCTGGCCAAAAACATCAGGCAGTATGGCTTCTTCTCGTATTCAACCAATGAAACGTTGCATCTTTCAGAAGCTGAAAAAGTAACGCTCTTTGAGATCTTTAAAATGATCGAAAAGGAATTAGCCAGCCGGATCGACGACTTCAGCCAGAACGTTGTTATTTCTCAAATTGAGTTGTTGCTGAACTATGCGAATCGCTTCTACAAACGGCAGTTCATTACCCGAAAAGCGGTAAACCATGATCTTCTCCAAAAGCTGGAAGAGATACTGGATCACTATTTTACCAATAAAACCTCGTTGAGCCAGGGATTGCCTACGGTCGGCTATCTGGCAGAACACGTAAACTTATCGCCCAGTTATTTAAGTGATATGCTGCGGTCCTTGATCGGGCAAAATGCCCAGCAATATATTCATGATAAACTGATTGAAAAGGCAAAAGAGAATCTGTCTACTACCAATTTAACGGTACAGGAAGTGGCTTACGCTTTAGGATTTGAGCACGCACAATCCTTTAGTAAACTGTTCAAAACGAAAACTAACCTTTCGCCATTGGCCTTCAGACGTTCGTTCAATTAA
- a CDS encoding VOC family protein, giving the protein MNLASVRIITTDIKPLIRFYEQVTGMPVTQYTDDFAELHTPSATLAIGSTRTLQLFGGDTVAKPADNHSAIIEFRVDDVDADYQRLVAILGERIVQKPTTMPWGNRSLLFRDPDGNLVNFFTPVTTEALKKFDG; this is encoded by the coding sequence ATGAATTTAGCCTCCGTTCGGATTATTACCACAGATATCAAACCGCTTATTCGGTTTTACGAGCAGGTTACAGGTATGCCAGTAACGCAGTATACCGATGATTTCGCCGAGTTGCATACGCCTTCGGCCACTTTAGCGATCGGAAGTACACGGACTTTGCAGCTGTTCGGAGGAGACACCGTAGCAAAACCTGCCGACAACCACTCGGCTATTATCGAGTTTCGGGTTGATGATGTAGATGCTGATTATCAGAGGCTAGTTGCTATTTTAGGCGAGCGAATTGTTCAGAAGCCAACGACCATGCCCTGGGGAAACCGGTCGTTGCTGTTTCGGGATCCAGATGGCAATCTGGTTAACTTCTTCACCCCGGTTACTACAGAAGCGCTTAAAAAGTTTGATGGGTAG
- a CDS encoding SusC/RagA family TonB-linked outer membrane protein produces MPTGRRSGLIRSIQPLKLTAQIMGAARLIDDEESYYINMKGTGGVGDAQAGITNRRRMLLQNTNQLTYQKTIGTAHNLSITAVYEQQREEYNDNFAGSKGFNTDALTYNNLGFGNSPYYPSSNRTSKTIQSVMGRINYAYNDRYLLSFTSRYDGASVFGQDHKWGFFPSAAAAWRISNEDFFKNVSQISNLKLRVSYGLTGSQGVAPYTSLDQLNTYSAYSINGSTLSPGVTLGVQGNPDLRWKKTAQMDLGLDVGLLNNRIEFTVDLYRKKTSDLLLNVPLPLTSGYTSVLRNVGQVENKGIELSLGGTPVRGSFTWNSNANLAINQNKVLALSGGDEITLGAPGLPNFDNTIFLTVGQPMGVLKGYSQNGTWGTTEADQAAKYGAIPGSPKYVDQNNDGVINDKDITSMGTTFPKFTYGWTNTFSYSNFDLNVFIQGVSGNQICNLSRVYMDRTSSDADATSTRILDRWTPDHQNTNVPSFAGTNKSELLQSNRWLENGSYLRVKTITLGYNLPKAIANVAKIKAARLYVSGVNLITVTKYTGYDPEARTGVDTFGGIDLATCRIKARDKKRD; encoded by the coding sequence ATGCCAACCGGCAGGAGATCGGGGCTAATCCGGTCTATTCAGCCGCTGAAGTTAACGGCTCAGATCATGGGTGCCGCCCGCCTGATCGACGATGAAGAGAGTTATTACATCAATATGAAGGGAACAGGTGGTGTGGGCGACGCGCAGGCAGGTATTACCAACCGCCGACGGATGCTGTTGCAAAACACCAACCAGCTAACGTACCAGAAAACCATTGGTACTGCACATAACCTGTCGATTACCGCCGTGTATGAACAGCAGCGTGAAGAATATAACGACAATTTTGCTGGCTCTAAAGGTTTCAATACTGATGCGCTGACGTACAATAACTTAGGCTTTGGTAACTCGCCCTATTATCCATCCTCAAACCGGACAAGCAAGACGATTCAATCGGTGATGGGCCGGATTAATTACGCCTACAATGATCGCTACCTGCTCAGCTTTACCAGCCGCTACGACGGGGCTTCGGTATTTGGTCAGGACCATAAGTGGGGCTTTTTCCCGTCGGCAGCCGCGGCCTGGCGGATCAGCAATGAAGACTTCTTCAAAAACGTTTCGCAGATCAGCAATCTGAAACTGAGGGTTAGTTATGGTCTGACCGGTAGCCAGGGTGTAGCGCCCTATACATCACTGGATCAACTAAATACCTATTCGGCTTACTCCATCAACGGCTCGACGCTATCGCCCGGGGTTACATTGGGCGTACAGGGAAACCCAGACTTACGTTGGAAAAAAACAGCCCAAATGGACCTTGGTCTTGATGTTGGGTTGTTGAATAATCGCATTGAGTTCACCGTCGATCTCTACCGTAAAAAAACAAGCGATCTTCTATTGAACGTACCACTTCCGCTCACCTCAGGCTATACGTCGGTGCTGAGAAATGTGGGGCAGGTAGAAAACAAAGGAATCGAACTAAGTTTGGGCGGAACACCCGTGCGGGGATCCTTCACCTGGAATTCGAATGCCAATCTAGCCATCAATCAGAATAAAGTACTTGCCCTGTCGGGTGGGGACGAAATTACGCTGGGTGCACCGGGCTTACCCAATTTTGACAATACCATTTTTCTGACGGTTGGTCAGCCGATGGGTGTATTGAAAGGATACAGTCAGAATGGCACCTGGGGTACAACTGAAGCCGATCAGGCAGCCAAATACGGTGCCATTCCCGGCTCGCCTAAATACGTCGATCAGAATAACGACGGGGTGATCAACGACAAGGATATTACCTCGATGGGCACTACGTTCCCAAAATTCACCTACGGCTGGACGAACACATTTTCCTATAGCAATTTCGATTTGAACGTATTTATCCAGGGTGTTTCGGGAAACCAGATCTGCAACTTGTCTCGTGTGTACATGGACCGCACCTCATCGGATGCCGATGCAACCAGTACCCGAATTCTGGATCGCTGGACGCCAGATCATCAGAATACGAACGTACCGTCTTTCGCTGGAACGAATAAGTCCGAACTGCTCCAATCGAACCGGTGGCTGGAAAATGGTTCGTACCTGCGGGTCAAAACGATTACGTTAGGCTACAACCTGCCTAAGGCGATTGCTAACGTGGCCAAAATTAAAGCGGCCCGGCTTTATGTCAGCGGGGTTAACCTGATTACGGTGACGAAATACACCGGCTATGATCCGGAAGCCCGTACCGGCGTAGACACGTTCGGAGGCATCGATCTGGCCACCTGCCGGATCAAAGCAAGGGATAAAAAGAGAGATTAA
- a CDS encoding TonB-dependent receptor plug domain-containing protein, with protein sequence MKNLYLFVWMGLILLSVLESLAQKLVVKGNVKDTDGHELPGVNVVVKGSSQGTTTDGSGAYTISVDQTDATLVFSFVGYQAKEEKPGSRAVLNVVLSTDDKTLNEVVVVGYGTQRKSDITGSIGSVSAKELRSFPVARVDQALQGRSPGVVVQNNDASPNASVSIRIRGSNSINGSNDPLVVINGFIGGDLSSVNPNDIENIEVLKDASATAIYGSRGANGVLLITTKKEQLASPLFR encoded by the coding sequence ATGAAAAACCTATACCTGTTCGTATGGATGGGGCTTATTCTACTTTCCGTTTTGGAAAGCCTGGCCCAAAAATTGGTCGTAAAGGGGAACGTAAAAGATACTGATGGCCATGAATTGCCCGGTGTCAACGTGGTGGTGAAAGGTAGTTCGCAGGGGACCACTACCGACGGTAGTGGAGCGTATACAATCAGCGTCGATCAGACAGATGCTACGTTAGTCTTCTCCTTCGTCGGATATCAGGCGAAGGAAGAAAAACCCGGAAGCCGGGCGGTTCTGAACGTCGTGCTGAGCACCGACGACAAAACCCTGAATGAAGTGGTGGTGGTGGGTTACGGAACGCAGCGGAAAAGTGATATTACAGGCTCCATTGGCTCGGTCTCAGCCAAAGAATTAAGAAGCTTTCCGGTAGCTCGGGTCGATCAGGCGTTACAGGGCCGGTCGCCGGGTGTGGTGGTGCAGAATAATGATGCTTCCCCCAATGCCAGCGTTAGCATTCGGATACGCGGCAGTAACTCCATCAATGGGTCGAACGATCCACTGGTTGTGATCAACGGCTTTATCGGGGGTGATCTGTCGTCCGTGAATCCAAACGACATTGAAAATATTGAAGTGCTGAAAGATGCGTCGGCAACGGCTATCTACGGCTCACGCGGTGCTAACGGCGTACTGCTGATTACCACCAAAAAAGAGCAACTGGCAAGCCCGTTGTTCAGATAA
- a CDS encoding transposase, giving the protein MGLEQQLPVWKPLSKNLYALRLLTRQHQRLQELKTQSTNQQHALSHSAFDNGFITKQLTNLVNVYDQQLTALEQAIAQLIEEDPILKPRIEGLVKIKGLALLSVAVLIAETNGFEGFTNQRHLVSYAGYDVVENQSGNHTGKTRISKKGNSRLRRILHMPAFNAVRFKEPTCKALYDRVYERSGIKMKAYVAVQKRLLLMTYALWRHGVDYDPEYLANRAEKDKKIVPTGGTTQDQLAEAELSYL; this is encoded by the coding sequence ATGGGTCTGGAACAGCAACTGCCGGTCTGGAAACCGCTGTCTAAAAATCTTTATGCCCTTCGTCTATTAACCCGACAGCACCAGCGATTGCAGGAATTAAAGACCCAATCTACCAATCAGCAACATGCCCTATCTCATAGCGCCTTTGATAATGGCTTTATCACCAAGCAACTCACTAACCTGGTCAATGTATATGACCAACAACTGACCGCTTTGGAGCAAGCCATTGCTCAACTCATTGAGGAAGACCCCATCCTCAAACCCCGCATCGAGGGCTTAGTCAAGATCAAAGGTCTTGCCCTGTTATCGGTAGCGGTGCTGATAGCCGAAACTAACGGCTTCGAGGGCTTCACCAATCAGCGGCACCTAGTGAGTTATGCAGGCTACGATGTGGTAGAGAACCAGTCTGGTAACCATACCGGCAAAACCCGCATCTCCAAGAAGGGTAACAGCCGCCTTCGTCGAATCCTGCACATGCCCGCCTTCAATGCCGTTCGCTTCAAGGAGCCAACTTGTAAAGCCCTGTATGATCGGGTCTACGAACGGAGCGGCATCAAGATGAAAGCTTACGTGGCCGTTCAGAAGCGATTACTGCTAATGACCTACGCCTTGTGGCGTCACGGAGTCGACTATGACCCTGAGTATTTGGCGAACCGAGCCGAGAAGGATAAAAAAATAGTCCCGACCGGCGGGACTACACAGGATCAATTAGCCGAAGCCGAGTTGTCCTACTTGTAG
- a CDS encoding IS110 family transposase, which produces MTSFLRYCVGLDISKDTLQVCLSVMESTGRVTVKGTTKLPNKSTGFATLITWVARHRKLDLPLTYLMESTGVYHEAVAWYLHQQDQPVSILLPNKAKYYLKSLGYNRAAGAVQERQNRRPRFVPHGSGTATAGLETAV; this is translated from the coding sequence ATGACTTCTTTTCTACGGTACTGCGTGGGGCTGGACATCAGCAAAGACACGCTTCAGGTTTGTTTATCGGTGATGGAGTCCACAGGCCGTGTAACGGTCAAGGGAACAACCAAACTACCCAATAAATCCACTGGCTTTGCCACCTTAATTACTTGGGTAGCCCGTCATCGTAAGCTTGACTTACCCTTGACATACCTTATGGAGTCCACAGGGGTCTATCACGAAGCGGTTGCCTGGTATCTCCATCAGCAGGATCAACCGGTCAGTATTCTCTTACCCAACAAGGCTAAGTACTATCTCAAGAGTCTGGGCTACAACCGGGCAGCCGGCGCTGTCCAAGAACGACAAAATCGACGCCCAAGGTTTGTCCCGCATGGGTCTGGAACAGCAACTGCCGGTCTGGAAACCGCTGTCTAA
- a CDS encoding SDR family oxidoreductase, whose protein sequence is MENKQTVLVTGGSGFIATYCIMALLREGYKVKATLRSLKKAELVKQMLKQGGLHSVDDLSFVEADLQNEPSWEKATKGCQYVIHVASPTPHTEAKTEDDFVVPARNGVLFVLRAAKKEGVKRVVLTSAFGAVGFGTVKTTPYTEEDWTVLNDTVFPYQKSKTISEKAAWDFIKNEGAGMELAVVNPTGVLGPVLSDDFSHSIQNIKQMLNGDMKACPKLISGYVDVRDVADLHVKAMTMPQASGQRFIAVAGEGFSLLDTANVLRKNLGEKAAKVPTRELPNWLIKLLALFIPKLKAVEPYLGMIKRASSEKAITQLGWKPRSTEDAILATATSLIKLSIVN, encoded by the coding sequence ATGGAAAATAAACAAACCGTATTGGTAACGGGAGGTTCGGGCTTTATTGCTACTTATTGCATCATGGCTTTGCTCAGGGAGGGGTATAAAGTAAAAGCTACACTGCGTTCACTTAAAAAAGCTGAATTGGTAAAACAAATGCTCAAACAAGGCGGTCTTCATTCCGTCGACGATTTATCATTCGTAGAAGCTGATTTACAGAATGAACCAAGTTGGGAAAAAGCAACCAAAGGCTGCCAGTATGTTATACACGTCGCTTCACCAACACCGCATACGGAGGCAAAAACGGAGGATGATTTCGTTGTCCCGGCAAGAAATGGGGTCCTTTTTGTGTTGCGGGCAGCTAAAAAAGAGGGCGTAAAACGAGTGGTACTTACGTCGGCTTTTGGTGCCGTGGGGTTTGGTACCGTAAAAACCACGCCGTATACAGAGGAAGACTGGACAGTGTTGAACGATACGGTATTCCCCTATCAAAAATCGAAAACCATTTCTGAAAAAGCAGCCTGGGATTTTATCAAAAATGAAGGTGCCGGAATGGAACTGGCCGTGGTCAATCCTACCGGAGTGCTGGGCCCCGTTTTGTCGGACGATTTTTCGCATTCCATTCAGAATATCAAACAAATGCTGAATGGGGATATGAAAGCCTGTCCTAAGCTAATTTCGGGCTACGTAGATGTCCGTGACGTTGCCGACTTGCATGTGAAAGCCATGACCATGCCCCAGGCAAGCGGGCAACGCTTTATAGCAGTGGCAGGCGAAGGATTTTCTCTGTTGGATACGGCCAATGTGCTCAGAAAAAATCTGGGAGAAAAAGCAGCGAAAGTTCCAACCAGAGAATTACCGAATTGGCTCATTAAACTGTTGGCCCTATTCATTCCGAAACTGAAAGCGGTTGAACCGTATTTAGGCATGATCAAAAGAGCAAGCAGTGAAAAAGCAATTACCCAATTAGGCTGGAAGCCTCGCTCTACCGAAGACGCCATTTTGGCGACGGCGACTAGTTTAATCAAATTAAGTATTGTCAACTAA
- a CDS encoding NAD-dependent epimerase/dehydratase family protein — protein MKLIITGAAGLVGEGVLLVCLENPVVTEVLVINRRPLGRKHEKLNELIVTDFSEIKNYSERLKNYDACFFCAGASAVGENEASFTKKTYDFVVPFAKTLSDINSQLVFIYVSGNRTDSTERGNVMWARVKGRTENALLKLPFKAVYNFRPGFMKPVKGQQNVRLIYRVFEALNPLWLSILPNWTCTMREVGLAMINCVSRGYDKAILEVQDIKLQAKP, from the coding sequence ATGAAACTAATCATTACCGGTGCTGCCGGATTAGTTGGCGAAGGCGTTTTGCTGGTTTGCCTGGAAAACCCTGTAGTGACCGAAGTGCTGGTCATTAACAGAAGGCCACTGGGCCGTAAACACGAAAAGCTAAACGAGCTGATCGTAACTGATTTTTCAGAAATCAAAAATTACAGTGAGCGCCTGAAAAACTATGATGCTTGCTTTTTTTGTGCCGGTGCCAGTGCGGTTGGCGAAAATGAAGCATCGTTTACAAAAAAGACGTATGATTTTGTGGTTCCGTTTGCCAAAACGCTTTCCGACATCAATTCGCAACTGGTTTTCATTTATGTTTCGGGAAACCGTACCGATAGCACCGAGCGGGGAAACGTAATGTGGGCCAGAGTAAAAGGGCGAACCGAAAATGCGTTGCTGAAACTACCGTTTAAAGCGGTGTACAATTTTCGTCCTGGCTTTATGAAACCGGTCAAAGGGCAGCAGAACGTTCGGCTGATTTATCGCGTTTTCGAAGCGTTAAATCCTTTATGGCTATCCATTTTACCCAATTGGACCTGTACCATGCGGGAAGTAGGTCTGGCCATGATTAACTGCGTATCCAGAGGATACGATAAAGCTATTTTAGAAGTACAGGATATAAAATTGCAGGCGAAGCCATGA
- a CDS encoding helix-turn-helix domain-containing protein has product MKITEIKSCFVGPALSPEQFVAEHFFIFLAKGLMNGYDGTKHYILRPGESCLVRKNRLARYNKVKENNEFEKVVFIFDESFLKNFQKKHIITFQKHSSRDAFIRLKKDKLLNSFLLSLEPYYNESGMVSATFSDLKREELLLILLALHPDLSDILFDYGVPGRVDLEAFMQKNYKFNVNLERFAFLTGRSLSAFKRDFKSIFDETPNRWLVKRRLQEARFLIEEKGHKPTDIYQDLGFEDLSHFSFVFKKEFGTTATTLYEQGMLIRC; this is encoded by the coding sequence ATGAAAATAACGGAAATAAAATCGTGTTTTGTTGGCCCTGCTCTTTCACCAGAGCAATTCGTTGCCGAACATTTCTTTATATTTCTGGCAAAAGGACTCATGAACGGATATGACGGCACTAAACACTATATACTTAGGCCCGGTGAAAGCTGCCTGGTTCGCAAAAACAGACTGGCCCGCTATAACAAAGTAAAAGAGAATAACGAGTTTGAAAAAGTCGTCTTCATTTTTGATGAATCCTTTTTAAAAAATTTCCAGAAAAAGCACATCATAACGTTTCAAAAGCACTCATCCAGGGACGCTTTTATCCGGCTCAAAAAAGACAAACTACTCAACAGCTTTCTGCTGTCGCTCGAGCCTTATTACAATGAGTCCGGAATGGTCAGCGCCACTTTTTCTGACTTAAAACGAGAAGAATTGCTGCTTATCCTATTGGCATTGCATCCCGACTTGTCGGATATATTGTTCGATTATGGGGTTCCGGGCCGGGTAGATCTGGAAGCATTTATGCAAAAGAATTATAAATTCAACGTAAATCTGGAACGCTTTGCCTTTCTGACCGGGCGCAGTTTGTCGGCCTTCAAACGAGATTTCAAAAGTATCTTTGATGAAACGCCCAATCGTTGGCTAGTGAAACGGCGGTTGCAGGAAGCCCGTTTCCTGATTGAAGAAAAGGGCCACAAACCCACCGATATCTACCAGGATTTAGGCTTCGAAGATTTGTCGCATTTTTCGTTTGTGTTTAAAAAGGAGTTTGGAACAACCGCAACAACGCTTTATGAACAGGGGATGCTTATCCGCTGCTAA
- a CDS encoding helix-turn-helix domain-containing protein has translation MTEEDVPLSDVAYRVSFQDPSYFSKVFKKEFGKSPSQFLDSLKRK, from the coding sequence ATGACCGAAGAAGATGTACCGCTCAGCGACGTAGCCTACCGGGTCAGCTTTCAGGACCCTTCCTATTTCAGTAAAGTATTCAAGAAAGAGTTTGGTAAATCGCCGAGTCAATTTCTAGACAGTTTGAAGAGGAAGTAA